The Sagittula sp. P11 genome window below encodes:
- a CDS encoding ferritin-like domain-containing protein: MTLETLQDVYVDQLQDLYSACEQAQKVMDDLTAKAENEELRAALEHGKSGISDGRAQLAGLIKAHGADPKGEHCKGMQGLVAEARAHAIDADFGDGAVRDAMIITQYQRMTHYAIAGYGCCAAFANRLEHLDDAKTLGGMLDAAYSGDRHFSGIAMGDVNRAAAE, translated from the coding sequence ATGACCCTCGAGACATTGCAGGACGTCTACGTCGATCAGCTGCAGGACCTCTACAGCGCCTGTGAACAGGCCCAGAAGGTGATGGACGATCTGACCGCCAAGGCGGAGAACGAAGAGCTGCGTGCCGCGCTGGAGCATGGCAAGAGCGGCATTTCCGACGGGCGCGCCCAACTGGCCGGCCTGATCAAGGCACACGGTGCCGATCCCAAGGGAGAGCACTGCAAGGGTATGCAGGGCTTGGTGGCCGAGGCCCGTGCCCATGCGATCGATGCCGATTTCGGTGACGGTGCGGTGCGCGATGCGATGATCATCACGCAGTACCAGCGCATGACCCATTACGCCATCGCGGGCTATGGCTGCTGCGCGGCCTTTGCCAACCGTCTGGAGCATCTCGACGATGCCAAGACGCTGGGCGGGATGCTGGATGCGGCTTACTCCGGTGATCGTCACTTTTCCGGCATCGCCATGGGCGACGTGAACCGCGCCGCCGCGGAGTGA
- a CDS encoding DUF1153 domain-containing protein, protein MYLKKIDGPRAVKLPDGSTMTRADLPPASTRRWVASRKAAVVKAVQYGLLTQDQAKDRYALSDEELLEWVKAATQFGEDALKVTRVQKYR, encoded by the coding sequence ATGTATCTCAAGAAGATCGATGGCCCGCGCGCCGTGAAGCTGCCCGATGGCTCGACCATGACACGTGCCGACCTGCCGCCTGCATCGACGCGCCGCTGGGTGGCGTCGCGCAAGGCTGCCGTGGTAAAAGCCGTCCAGTACGGGCTTCTGACACAGGACCAGGCGAAGGACCGATATGCGCTGAGCGACGAGGAACTGCTTGAATGGGTGAAGGCCGCCACCCAGTTCGGAGAGGACGCGCTGAAGGTGACACGCGTCCAAAAGTATCGTTAG
- a CDS encoding beta-ketoacyl synthase, with protein sequence MKRVVITGAGTVNALGQDVAATYEAMREGRCGIGPLEFRDVERLAIRIGGQVKGFEAEAVFNRQQLSLYDRFTQFTLLAAREAVRQSGLEFSGEMADRSGVVLGNSGGGLLTQDENYRAVYEEGKNRVHPFVVPKLMNNAAASHVSMEFNLRGPSFTVSTACASSNHAMGQAFQMIRSGMCHAMITGGSESMLCFGGVKAWEGLRVMSKDACRPFSANRSGMVQGEGAGVFVFEEYEHARARGAEILGEVLGFAMTSDAADIVMPSKQGAARAISGALRDARVDRTRVGYINAHGTGTAANDKTECAAVADVFGTHADDLMISSTKSMHGHLIGGTGAVELLACLMALNDGVIAPTIGYEEPDPECALDVVPNEAREAEVDVVLSNAFAFGGLNAVLVLGRA encoded by the coding sequence GTGAAACGGGTCGTCATTACCGGGGCGGGGACGGTCAACGCGCTGGGTCAGGACGTGGCCGCGACCTACGAGGCCATGCGCGAGGGCCGGTGCGGCATCGGCCCGCTGGAATTCCGCGACGTCGAGAGGCTGGCGATCCGCATCGGCGGGCAGGTGAAGGGGTTCGAGGCCGAGGCCGTCTTCAACCGGCAGCAGCTTTCGCTTTACGACCGGTTCACCCAGTTCACCCTGCTCGCCGCACGCGAGGCGGTGCGGCAGTCGGGGCTGGAGTTCTCCGGCGAGATGGCGGACCGTTCCGGCGTGGTGCTGGGCAATTCCGGCGGCGGGCTGCTGACCCAGGACGAGAATTACCGCGCGGTCTACGAGGAGGGGAAGAACCGGGTTCATCCCTTCGTCGTGCCGAAGCTGATGAACAACGCCGCCGCCAGCCACGTGTCGATGGAGTTCAACCTGCGCGGTCCGAGTTTCACCGTCTCGACCGCCTGCGCGTCGTCGAACCATGCGATGGGGCAGGCCTTCCAGATGATCCGTTCCGGCATGTGCCACGCGATGATCACCGGCGGATCGGAATCCATGCTGTGCTTTGGCGGGGTGAAAGCCTGGGAAGGGCTGCGGGTCATGTCGAAGGACGCCTGCCGCCCGTTCAGCGCCAACCGCTCGGGCATGGTGCAGGGCGAGGGCGCGGGCGTCTTCGTCTTCGAGGAATACGAGCATGCGCGGGCGCGCGGTGCGGAAATCCTGGGCGAGGTGCTGGGTTTCGCGATGACCTCCGACGCGGCGGATATCGTGATGCCGTCGAAGCAGGGTGCGGCCCGGGCGATTTCCGGCGCGCTGCGCGATGCGCGGGTCGACCGCACCCGGGTGGGCTACATCAATGCCCATGGCACCGGCACCGCGGCCAACGACAAGACGGAATGCGCGGCGGTCGCCGATGTCTTCGGCACCCACGCGGACGACCTGATGATCTCTTCGACCAAGTCGATGCACGGCCACCTGATCGGCGGCACCGGCGCGGTGGAACTGCTGGCCTGCCTCATGGCGCTGAACGACGGCGTGATCGCGCCGACCATCGGCTACGAGGAACCGGACCCGGAGTGCGCGCTCGACGTGGTGCCGAACGAGGCGCGCGAGGCCGAGGTGGACGTGGTCCTGTCGAACGCCTTCGCCTTCGGTGGCCTGAACGCCGTGCTGGTGCTGGGCCGGGCGTGA
- the ctrA gene encoding response regulator transcription factor CtrA encodes MRILLVEDDPTTSKSIELMLSHANLNVYSTDMGEEGIDLAKLYDYDLILLDLNLPDMNGHEVLRQLRVARIDTPILILTGEDDTQSKIKGFGFGADDYMTKPFHRDELVARIHAIIRRSKGHSQSVIRTGKVSVNLDAKTVEVAGKPVHLTGKEYQMLELLSLRKGTTLTKEMFLNHLYGGMDEPELKIIDVFICKLRKKLSEATGDDNYIETVWGRGYVLRDPDPSQDEPKAIAANG; translated from the coding sequence ATGCGCATTTTGTTGGTGGAAGACGACCCGACCACTTCGAAAAGTATCGAGTTGATGCTCAGTCACGCGAACCTGAATGTCTATTCCACCGACATGGGCGAGGAAGGCATCGATCTGGCAAAGCTATACGATTACGACCTGATCCTTCTCGATCTGAATCTGCCAGACATGAACGGCCACGAGGTGCTGCGCCAGTTGCGCGTGGCCCGCATTGATACGCCGATCCTGATCCTGACCGGCGAGGACGACACGCAGTCGAAGATCAAGGGATTCGGTTTCGGGGCCGACGACTACATGACGAAACCCTTCCACCGGGATGAACTGGTGGCCCGCATCCATGCGATCATTCGCCGCTCCAAGGGGCATTCGCAGTCGGTGATCCGGACGGGCAAGGTGTCGGTCAATCTCGACGCCAAGACGGTGGAGGTCGCCGGCAAACCTGTTCATCTGACCGGCAAGGAATACCAGATGCTCGAACTTCTCTCTCTGCGGAAGGGCACGACCCTGACGAAGGAGATGTTCCTCAACCACCTCTACGGCGGCATGGACGAGCCCGAGCTGAAGATCATCGACGTCTTCATCTGCAAGCTGCGCAAGAAGCTGTCGGAAGCCACCGGCGACGACAACTATATCGAGACCGTGTGGGGCCGGGGCTACGTTCTGCGCGATCCCGATCCGTCCCAGGACGAACCGAAGGCCATCGCCGCAAACGGTTGA
- the recG gene encoding ATP-dependent DNA helicase RecG, which produces MSGRPEPLWPLFADLKGLDGIGPKTAQTLAGAGIEAPRDLLYTLPYSVTDRRVRDTVQGADLPATLTVEVLIGRHWPPRTRGGAYRIEVDDAKVRFQLVFFRGNSEYQQKLFPTGQRRLVSGRVELFDGVPQMVHPDHVLPVDEAESLPAFEPVYHLTGNVTQKLMVRAIADGLTRVPDLEEWIDAAQLAKEGWPGWAEALARVHAPEGPEDLSPTAPARARLAYDELMAHQLTLALARAARRKRRGIETKGDGRLQARVLAALPYEPTGAQRRAIGEILSDMARPERMNRLLQGDVGAGKTLVALMALLNAVEAGGQGVMMAPTEILARQHLESLRPLAESAGVVLEILTGRDKGAERTAKLDALARGDIQILVGTHAVFQPDVVFADLRLAIVDEQHRFGVRQRLELGKKGAGADVLVMTATPIPRSLALSQYGDMDVSILDEKPPGRTPVKTALLSTEKMSEVVDHLRKAVAEGRQAYWVCPLVEESESSDLIAAEARFQRLRAALGEGVVGLVHGQMPPAEKDAAMARFVSGETSVLVATTVIEVGVNVPNASIMVIERAEIFGIAQLHQLRGRVGRGTAASTCLLMYQPPLSETGMKRLTTLRETEDGFRIAEVDLEMRGAGDLIGTAQSGLPKFRVADLERQAALMEVAQSDARRLLADDPTLESPRGRAARSLLWLMRQDEAIRLIEVG; this is translated from the coding sequence ATGAGCGGGCGGCCGGAACCGCTCTGGCCGCTGTTCGCCGACCTGAAGGGCCTCGACGGAATCGGGCCGAAGACGGCGCAGACGCTGGCAGGTGCCGGGATCGAGGCGCCGCGCGACCTGCTGTACACCTTGCCCTACAGCGTGACGGACCGCCGGGTGCGCGACACCGTGCAGGGGGCGGACCTGCCGGCGACCCTGACGGTGGAGGTGCTGATCGGGCGACACTGGCCGCCCCGCACCCGCGGCGGCGCCTACAGGATCGAGGTCGACGATGCCAAGGTCCGGTTCCAGCTGGTGTTTTTCCGCGGCAACTCCGAATACCAGCAGAAGCTCTTTCCGACCGGTCAGCGCAGGCTGGTTTCGGGGCGGGTCGAGCTGTTCGATGGCGTGCCGCAGATGGTCCACCCGGACCACGTCCTGCCGGTCGACGAAGCAGAGAGCCTTCCTGCGTTCGAACCGGTCTATCACCTGACCGGCAACGTCACGCAGAAGCTGATGGTGCGGGCGATTGCCGACGGGCTGACCCGTGTGCCCGACCTAGAGGAATGGATCGACGCGGCGCAACTGGCGAAAGAGGGATGGCCCGGGTGGGCAGAAGCACTAGCCCGGGTCCATGCGCCGGAAGGGCCGGAGGATCTGTCGCCGACTGCGCCTGCGCGGGCGCGGCTCGCCTATGACGAGCTGATGGCGCACCAGTTGACGCTGGCCCTGGCCCGCGCGGCGCGGCGCAAGCGGCGCGGGATCGAGACGAAGGGCGACGGGCGGTTGCAGGCCCGGGTGCTGGCCGCTTTGCCCTACGAGCCGACCGGGGCGCAGAGGCGGGCCATCGGCGAGATCCTGTCCGACATGGCGCGCCCCGAACGCATGAACCGGCTGCTGCAGGGCGACGTGGGCGCGGGCAAGACGCTGGTGGCTCTGATGGCCTTGCTCAACGCGGTCGAGGCGGGCGGGCAGGGTGTGATGATGGCCCCGACCGAGATCCTCGCCCGCCAGCACCTCGAAAGCCTGCGACCGCTGGCAGAGAGCGCGGGCGTTGTGCTGGAAATCCTGACCGGGCGCGACAAGGGCGCGGAACGCACCGCAAAGCTGGATGCCCTGGCGCGCGGCGACATCCAGATCCTCGTGGGCACGCACGCGGTGTTCCAGCCGGATGTGGTCTTTGCCGATCTGCGGCTGGCTATCGTGGACGAACAGCACCGCTTCGGCGTCCGTCAGCGGCTGGAGCTGGGCAAGAAAGGCGCGGGCGCAGACGTGCTGGTGATGACCGCGACGCCGATTCCGCGCTCGCTGGCTTTGTCGCAATACGGCGACATGGACGTGTCGATCCTGGACGAGAAGCCGCCGGGCCGGACCCCGGTGAAGACCGCGCTCCTGTCGACGGAGAAGATGTCGGAGGTGGTCGACCATCTGCGCAAGGCGGTGGCGGAGGGGCGGCAGGCATACTGGGTCTGCCCGCTGGTCGAGGAAAGCGAAAGCTCCGACCTGATCGCAGCGGAGGCGCGGTTTCAGCGTCTGCGGGCGGCCTTGGGTGAGGGCGTTGTCGGGCTGGTGCACGGGCAGATGCCCCCGGCCGAGAAGGACGCGGCCATGGCGCGCTTCGTTTCGGGCGAGACCAGCGTCCTGGTGGCGACGACGGTGATCGAGGTAGGTGTCAACGTGCCGAACGCCTCGATCATGGTGATCGAACGGGCCGAGATCTTCGGGATCGCTCAGCTCCATCAGTTGCGGGGCCGGGTTGGGCGCGGCACCGCGGCCTCCACCTGCCTGCTGATGTACCAACCGCCCTTGTCGGAAACCGGGATGAAGCGGCTGACGACCCTGCGCGAGACCGAGGACGGCTTCCGCATCGCGGAGGTCGATTTGGAGATGCGCGGGGCGGGCGACCTGATCGGCACGGCGCAGTCGGGTCTGCCGAAGTTCAGGGTCGCGGACCTCGAACGGCAGGCGGCGCTGATGGAGGTGGCGCAGTCGGATGCGCGGCGCCTGCTGGCGGACGATCCGACGCTGGAAAGCCCGCGCGGACGCGCCGCCCGGTCGCTGCTCTGGCTGATGCGGCAGGACGAAGCGATACGTCTAATCGAGGTAGGCTGA
- a CDS encoding UDP-3-O-(3-hydroxymyristoyl)glucosamine N-acyltransferase, which translates to MAYTIQEIAAAVGMTAHGDVSLKVDGVAEPQSAGPDDIALAMRPEYAARIGEGRARVAVLWDGADWQGLGLKAALTSPRPRFALSGLAGMMDPGQGYGTGVHPSAVIDPSAEIGEGASVGPFCVVGARARIGAGSTLGPQCYIGEDVTVGEGALLHTGVRLMARVTVGDRLIAHPGVVIGGDGFSFVTPEPSGVEKARASLGGEGTDSAQSWARIASLGAVTVGDDVEIGCNSCIDRGSVRDTQVGSGVKIDNLVQIGHNVRVGRDSMICAGAAIAGSTVLGTNVVVGGCAGISDNLKIGDRVILGGGTMVLSNVPEGRVMLGYPAMKMDSHVESYKGLRRLPRLFRDVADLKKAVSKLTGND; encoded by the coding sequence ATGGCCTATACCATCCAGGAGATAGCAGCAGCGGTCGGCATGACGGCGCATGGCGACGTGTCGCTGAAGGTGGACGGCGTGGCAGAGCCGCAATCCGCCGGGCCGGACGATATCGCGCTGGCCATGCGGCCCGAATACGCCGCGCGGATCGGCGAAGGGCGCGCGCGGGTGGCCGTGCTCTGGGACGGGGCGGACTGGCAGGGCCTTGGGCTGAAGGCGGCGCTGACCTCTCCTCGGCCGCGGTTCGCGCTGTCGGGGCTGGCCGGCATGATGGACCCGGGGCAGGGCTACGGCACCGGGGTGCACCCGTCGGCGGTGATCGACCCTTCGGCCGAGATCGGCGAGGGCGCGTCGGTCGGGCCGTTCTGCGTGGTCGGTGCGCGCGCACGGATCGGGGCGGGCAGCACGCTCGGCCCGCAATGTTATATCGGCGAGGACGTGACGGTGGGCGAAGGTGCCCTGCTGCACACCGGCGTGCGGCTTATGGCCCGCGTGACCGTGGGCGACCGGCTGATCGCGCACCCGGGCGTGGTGATTGGCGGCGACGGCTTCTCCTTCGTCACGCCGGAGCCGTCCGGGGTCGAGAAGGCGCGTGCCAGCCTTGGCGGCGAGGGCACCGACAGCGCGCAATCCTGGGCGCGGATCGCCTCGCTCGGCGCGGTGACGGTGGGCGACGACGTGGAGATCGGGTGCAACAGCTGCATCGACCGGGGATCGGTGCGCGACACGCAGGTGGGATCGGGCGTGAAGATCGACAACCTCGTGCAGATCGGCCACAACGTGCGTGTGGGCCGCGACAGCATGATCTGCGCGGGCGCTGCCATCGCGGGATCGACGGTGCTGGGCACGAACGTGGTGGTCGGCGGCTGCGCGGGGATTTCCGACAACCTGAAGATCGGCGACCGGGTGATCCTGGGCGGCGGGACGATGGTTCTGTCGAACGTCCCGGAGGGCCGCGTGATGCTTGGCTACCCGGCGATGAAGATGGACAGCCACGTCGAAAGCTACAAGGGCCTGAGGCGCCTGCCGCGGCTGTTCCGGGATGTCGCGGACCTCAAGAAAGCGGTTTCAAAGTTGACGGGGAATGACTAA
- a CDS encoding acyl carrier protein, with translation MDVKDKVIAIIAEQAMLEPSDITLDSTPEGIGIDSLGLVEAIFAIEETFDISIPFNANEPEASDFDISSVGSIVAGIERLVAEKTA, from the coding sequence ATGGACGTCAAGGACAAGGTGATCGCGATCATCGCGGAACAGGCGATGCTGGAGCCTTCGGACATCACGCTGGACAGCACGCCGGAAGGCATCGGAATCGACAGCCTCGGGCTTGTCGAAGCGATCTTCGCCATCGAGGAGACCTTCGACATCTCCATCCCGTTCAACGCCAATGAACCGGAAGCGTCGGACTTCGACATTTCTTCTGTCGGCAGCATCGTCGCCGGAATCGAGCGGCTGGTGGCCGAGAAGACGGCGTGA
- the mnmA gene encoding tRNA 2-thiouridine(34) synthase MnmA, which translates to MPKDAPLNSLGLPKPPSETRVVVAMSGGVDSSVVAAKLKEEGYDVVGVTLQLYDHGAALAKKGACCAGIDIHDARRVAEDMGFPHYVLDYENIFQEAVIEEFADSYLGGATPVPCIRCNERVKFKDLLETAKDLEADCMATGHYIQRKTGVRGPELHSAADASRDQSYFLFSTTPEQLDFLRFPLGHLPSKAATRELAAKYGLAVADKPDSQDICFVPDGNYAKVIEKLRPGAAEPGQIVHVDGHVLGDHRGVIHYTIGQRRGLGIGGLSEPLYVVRLDVETRQVVVGPKELLATRTIPVREINWLGDAPFTSQAEWHLDVKVRSTRPPREAVIRPLSDTTAEVELVVAEEGVSPGQACVFYAPDDSRIFGGGWIWRGY; encoded by the coding sequence ATGCCCAAAGACGCCCCCCTCAACAGCCTGGGGCTGCCCAAACCGCCGTCCGAGACGCGAGTCGTCGTTGCCATGTCCGGCGGCGTCGACAGTTCCGTCGTGGCCGCGAAGCTGAAGGAGGAAGGCTACGACGTGGTCGGTGTCACCCTTCAGCTTTATGACCATGGTGCGGCACTCGCCAAGAAGGGCGCCTGCTGCGCCGGGATCGATATCCACGACGCGCGCCGCGTGGCCGAGGACATGGGGTTCCCGCATTATGTCCTTGATTACGAAAACATCTTCCAAGAAGCGGTGATCGAGGAATTCGCCGACAGCTACCTCGGCGGCGCCACGCCCGTGCCCTGCATCCGCTGCAACGAACGGGTGAAGTTCAAGGACCTGCTGGAAACCGCCAAGGACCTCGAAGCCGACTGCATGGCCACCGGCCACTACATCCAGCGCAAGACCGGCGTGCGCGGGCCAGAGCTGCACTCCGCCGCCGACGCCAGCCGGGACCAAAGCTACTTCCTCTTCTCCACCACGCCGGAGCAGCTCGATTTCCTGCGATTCCCGCTGGGCCACCTGCCGTCGAAGGCCGCGACCCGCGAACTCGCCGCGAAGTACGGCCTTGCCGTTGCGGACAAGCCCGACAGCCAGGACATCTGCTTCGTTCCGGACGGCAACTACGCGAAAGTCATCGAGAAACTGCGCCCCGGCGCGGCGGAGCCCGGCCAGATCGTGCATGTCGACGGCCATGTTCTGGGCGACCACCGGGGGGTCATCCACTACACGATCGGCCAGCGGCGCGGCCTCGGCATCGGTGGCCTGAGCGAACCGCTCTACGTGGTCCGGCTGGACGTGGAGACGCGGCAGGTTGTCGTGGGCCCGAAGGAGCTGCTCGCCACCCGGACCATTCCCGTGCGCGAGATCAACTGGCTTGGCGACGCGCCCTTCACCTCGCAGGCGGAATGGCACCTCGACGTGAAGGTCCGCTCCACCCGCCCCCCGCGCGAGGCGGTCATCCGCCCGCTGTCGGACACCACTGCAGAGGTCGAGCTGGTCGTCGCGGAAGAAGGCGTAAGCCCCGGACAGGCCTGCGTTTTCTACGCGCCCGACGACAGCCGCATCTTCGGCGGCGGCTGGATCTGGCGCGGATACTGA
- the ligA gene encoding NAD-dependent DNA ligase LigA — protein MSDTEVGQLTEDQAREELRALADILGQANRAYHAEDAPELSDAEYDRLKRRNAEIEARFPELKLADSPSEQVGAAPADGFSKVRHEVRMLSLANAFDDEDIRDFDDSIRRYLGLGADTSLAFTAEPKIDGLSLALRYEKGKLVRAATRGDGSEGENVTANARTIDDIPTDLTGAPEVLEVRGEVYMSHADFEALNERQAARGGKTFANPRNAAAGSLRQLDAKITAERPLKFFAYAWGVLSDPLADTQKGAIDRLKALGFQTNPLTALCDGPEEMLDHYRKVEAQRATLGYDIDGVVYKVNDLALQERLGFRSTTPRWAIAHKFPAELAWTRLEAIDIQVGRTGALSPVARLTPVTVGGVVVSNATLHNEDYIAGRDSSGNEIRGGKDIRIGDWVQVYRAGDVIPKVADVDLSQRPDDAQPYVFPTECPECGSDAIREEGDAVRRCSGGLICPAQAVEKLKHFVGRSAFDIEGLGAKQVEQFYADGWIKEPADIFTLRERYGSGIQQLKNREGWGEKSALNLFSAIDERRRIPLGRLIFGLGIRHVGESASNLLARHYGTWATFEAAMKDAAPMEGEAWDDLLSIDGVGTVLAQSLVSAMNQEAERASMDRLVAHLEVEEAARPDTEGSPVAGKTVVFTGTLERMTRAEAKARAEAMGAKVSGSVSKKTDIVVVGPGAGSKEKKARELGLTVLDEDAWLELIGG, from the coding sequence ATGAGCGATACAGAGGTCGGTCAGTTGACCGAAGATCAGGCGCGCGAAGAGCTTCGCGCGCTTGCCGACATTCTGGGACAGGCGAACCGCGCGTATCATGCCGAGGATGCGCCTGAACTGTCGGACGCCGAATACGACCGCCTGAAACGTCGCAACGCGGAGATCGAGGCGCGCTTTCCAGAACTCAAGCTGGCCGACAGCCCGTCGGAGCAGGTGGGCGCGGCTCCGGCGGACGGGTTTTCCAAGGTCCGTCACGAGGTCAGGATGCTGTCGCTGGCCAACGCCTTCGACGACGAGGATATCCGCGACTTCGACGACAGCATCCGGCGCTACCTTGGATTGGGCGCGGACACGTCGCTGGCCTTCACCGCGGAACCGAAGATCGACGGGCTGTCGCTGGCCTTGCGCTACGAGAAGGGCAAGCTGGTGCGCGCGGCGACCCGGGGCGATGGCTCCGAAGGGGAGAACGTCACCGCCAACGCCCGGACCATCGACGACATCCCCACCGACCTGACCGGCGCGCCGGAGGTGCTGGAGGTCCGCGGCGAAGTCTACATGAGCCACGCGGATTTCGAGGCGCTGAACGAACGGCAGGCCGCGCGCGGGGGCAAGACATTTGCCAACCCGCGCAACGCCGCTGCGGGGTCTTTGCGCCAGCTTGATGCGAAGATCACCGCCGAACGGCCCCTGAAGTTCTTTGCCTATGCTTGGGGCGTCCTGTCCGATCCGCTGGCGGACACTCAGAAGGGCGCCATCGATCGGCTCAAGGCCCTGGGTTTCCAGACCAATCCGCTGACAGCGCTCTGCGACGGGCCGGAGGAGATGCTGGACCACTACCGCAAGGTCGAGGCGCAGCGCGCAACGCTTGGCTATGACATCGACGGCGTGGTCTACAAGGTGAACGATCTGGCCCTGCAGGAACGGTTGGGCTTCCGGTCCACCACACCCCGTTGGGCCATCGCCCACAAGTTCCCGGCGGAACTGGCATGGACGCGGCTCGAAGCCATAGACATCCAGGTCGGGCGCACCGGCGCGCTGTCGCCCGTCGCCCGCCTGACGCCCGTCACGGTGGGCGGTGTGGTGGTGTCGAACGCGACGCTGCACAACGAGGATTACATCGCCGGACGCGACAGTTCAGGCAACGAGATTCGCGGCGGCAAGGACATCCGCATCGGCGACTGGGTCCAGGTCTACCGCGCAGGCGATGTCATCCCGAAGGTGGCCGACGTCGACCTGTCGCAGCGGCCAGACGATGCGCAACCCTATGTTTTCCCTACGGAATGCCCGGAGTGTGGCTCTGACGCGATCCGCGAGGAGGGCGATGCGGTGCGTCGGTGTTCCGGCGGGTTGATCTGCCCGGCGCAGGCCGTGGAGAAGCTGAAGCATTTCGTCGGCCGGTCGGCCTTTGACATCGAGGGACTGGGCGCCAAGCAGGTCGAACAGTTCTACGCCGACGGGTGGATCAAGGAACCGGCAGACATCTTCACCCTGCGTGAACGCTACGGTTCGGGCATCCAGCAGTTGAAGAACCGTGAGGGCTGGGGCGAGAAATCCGCGCTCAACCTGTTCAGCGCCATCGACGAGCGGCGGCGCATCCCCCTTGGGCGGCTGATCTTTGGCCTGGGCATCCGGCACGTGGGCGAAAGCGCGTCGAACCTTTTGGCACGGCATTACGGAACGTGGGCAACCTTCGAGGCCGCGATGAAGGACGCCGCCCCGATGGAGGGCGAGGCCTGGGATGACCTCCTGTCGATCGACGGGGTGGGCACGGTTCTGGCGCAATCGCTGGTCTCCGCCATGAACCAGGAGGCGGAGCGCGCGTCGATGGACCGGCTTGTCGCGCATCTGGAGGTCGAGGAAGCGGCGCGGCCCGATACCGAAGGTTCACCCGTCGCGGGCAAGACCGTGGTGTTCACCGGCACGCTGGAACGCATGACCCGGGCGGAGGCGAAGGCGCGGGCGGAGGCGATGGGCGCCAAGGTCTCGGGCAGCGTCTCCAAGAAGACCGACATCGTGGTGGTCGGGCCCGGCGCAGGCTCCAAGGAAAAGAAGGCGCGCGAGCTGGGTCTGACGGTGCTGGACGAAGACGCATGGCTGGAGCTGATCGGCGGATGA